The sequence CAAAGAGGTAAGGAAAAGGAATAATGACCAGATTAAAGTACCCATAATTATAAGTCTTTTTCTGTTACCTTTGTCTGCAAGGTAACCCCAAACGATGCTTGACAAAGCAGTAAAGAGTATTGTTACGGCTGAAACACTTCCCATGGCCGATATATGCACATTTAAGCTTTTGGCAATGGACGAAAACAAAGGCGGAAAAAGACCGACGACGGCGTAGTCGAGGGAAGCAAGAAAAATAAAAATAAAAACAGTATAAACAGTCCTAAAATCCATTTTACCTTTAGCCATAATTTATAACCCTCACATGTGTATAAAATATGTAAACCAATCCTTAGCAGATTTAATAATATATTATTTATAAAAATTGCGTTATTTATTAAATAATATAAAAATGTTTTATTTTGTCAATAGGAAATGAAATAAAATGACAGCCGGTGTCTTTTTCAATATAAATAAAAAGACAGTATTTTAACAAAAAATATTTTAATAAAAGATATTTTAATAAAAAAAGATGTATAAGCAGTGTAGAAAAAGCTTATACATCTTTTTTTACATGCGATATGGCATAAATAATCAAATTAAACAGCCCGCGTAAGTTCAATGACATATACGGGTAAGTAAAATTTATTTCAGACGGAAGTATACAAATCTGTCGTTATAGTCAAAACTATAACCTTTTGTTATAACAAGATAATTTTCCTCACCTTTTGTCAGCGGTATGATCGCCTTTCCGGTATAAGAGTAGTTGCCTACCTCTCCGGCTTTTAACTTTTTCGTAAGACCGTCACTGCCTTTGACGACTTCCGAAAAACTTCTGTTCAGAGAACCATCAAATCCGTAGTCAGTACCTCCAATTACAGAATATCCGCTGGGCGTTTTCGTACCCCATATGTCTACGGCAAAAGCCAATTCCGGATATACTTCGCCGGATTCAACTTTTGCATTGGAAACAGTAACCTTGGCAGTAATCATCACATAATCGAATTTCTCATTATTGGAAGTCACATTGAATCCAAGGTCCTTTATTTCATCAATAGTCATAGGTTTTACGTCCAGAAGGGTAAAAGAATAATCGGCGGAAACATTGGTATCAATGTACTTTTCTTTTGCCGACCAATAAAATGTATCGCCAATACTTATAGGATCGTCCATGGTTCCTTTGTTCTTTGAAGGTTTTGATGTTTCAGTGCTTGGCGCAGGTGTTGTCTGTGGCTTTGGTGTACCGGTGTTCGAAGGGGTACTGTCGGTTGACAAATAAATTGACTGAGTGGTACCGTCCCATTCGATGTCAATTCCCAACAATTCGCTCATGGCTCTTAAAGGCAAATATGTTCTTCCGTTTATTATAACCGGAGATATTTTTGAACCGTCCGTATCAGTTAAATTTGCCAAATCGCCGTTGTAGTAAATTTTAATGTTGTCGTTTGCAACTGCGTCAATCTTTCTTAACGCATTGCTGCCCCATACCGTACCTGCGGCAATTATGCTTGTGACAAGCAAAACCACCACAGCCAGAGAAACTTTTGTCATTTTCTTCATTTAATGCATCCTCCTTTGAAATGTTAAATTCTGATTTTAGGAATAATGATATAAAAGAATTATATCATAACATTTGAAAAATTTGCAGGTATATAGATAAAA comes from Acetivibrio thermocellus ATCC 27405 and encodes:
- a CDS encoding stalk domain-containing protein, whose protein sequence is MKKMTKVSLAVVVLLVTSIIAAGTVWGSNALRKIDAVANDNIKIYYNGDLANLTDTDGSKISPVIINGRTYLPLRAMSELLGIDIEWDGTTQSIYLSTDSTPSNTGTPKPQTTPAPSTETSKPSKNKGTMDDPISIGDTFYWSAKEKYIDTNVSADYSFTLLDVKPMTIDEIKDLGFNVTSNNEKFDYVMITAKVTVSNAKVESGEVYPELAFAVDIWGTKTPSGYSVIGGTDYGFDGSLNRSFSEVVKGSDGLTKKLKAGEVGNYSYTGKAIIPLTKGEENYLVITKGYSFDYNDRFVYFRLK